The proteins below come from a single Nocardiopsis gilva YIM 90087 genomic window:
- a CDS encoding helix-turn-helix domain-containing protein, giving the protein MARAKPTVARRQLGLTLRRLREQARRSQVQTGNAIGRTAARISQVETGAGSLSADDLTALLDFFGVEGEERKTVLSIGTEARRRSRRAPYTDSLPGSFQRLADLEADAVEICSYEAGIVPGLLQSPDYARATIRSCDGMWWEESEQEIEDRIAFRQKRQRRVFDAEASKRLSFVFTEDTLEHEMGGPSVMRGQILHILQLMEKLPNLSVRVILSETKNNPLLGGGIIVLGYSDAPSIGCATVVFGPCTYHDDEDDTQALKRGFRRASELALNVQDSRELLVRQLKESWT; this is encoded by the coding sequence ATGGCGAGGGCCAAGCCGACGGTTGCACGCCGACAGCTGGGCCTGACCCTGAGACGACTCCGAGAGCAGGCGCGACGCTCCCAGGTACAGACCGGCAATGCCATTGGTAGGACCGCTGCCAGAATCAGCCAGGTGGAAACGGGTGCCGGATCGTTGAGCGCTGACGATCTGACGGCCCTGCTGGACTTCTTTGGTGTCGAGGGCGAAGAACGAAAGACCGTGCTCTCTATCGGAACTGAGGCGCGTCGCCGTAGCCGTCGGGCCCCCTACACCGATTCGCTACCTGGATCTTTCCAACGACTGGCGGACCTTGAAGCCGACGCAGTCGAGATTTGCTCCTATGAAGCAGGCATCGTTCCAGGTCTTCTGCAGTCCCCCGATTACGCCCGGGCTACGATCCGGTCCTGCGACGGTATGTGGTGGGAGGAGTCGGAGCAGGAGATTGAGGACCGCATCGCCTTCCGCCAGAAGCGACAGCGCCGAGTATTCGACGCCGAGGCTTCCAAGCGACTCTCATTCGTCTTCACAGAGGACACCTTGGAGCATGAGATGGGCGGTCCGTCCGTGATGCGCGGCCAGATCCTGCACATACTTCAGCTGATGGAGAAGCTTCCGAATCTCAGCGTCCGAGTGATTCTTTCGGAAACCAAGAACAACCCACTACTGGGTGGTGGGATCATCGTCCTTGGATACAGTGATGCGCCGAGTATCGGCTGTGCAACAGTCGTCTTTGGGCCCTGCACCTATCATGACGATGAAGACGACACACAAGCACTGAAGCGGGGATTCCGTCGAGCGTCTGAGCTGGCATTAAACGTGCAGGACTCCCGCGAACTGCTTGTTCGTCAGCTAAAGGAGAGTTGGACATGA
- a CDS encoding sigma-70 family RNA polymerase sigma factor, which produces MTRALSRDRMTASDEALIRTLYEEHGRALLAYATRLTGDRAAAEDVVQETLIRAWRHSEALVSGKGSVRGWLLTVARNIITDRIRAREARPKEVAETPISAVESDHADSVVDSMVVMEALDQLSGDHRDVLVEVYFRDRSVGEAAKVLGVPPGTVKSRSHYALRALRDMFRSREVVLKEAAG; this is translated from the coding sequence ATGACACGTGCGTTGTCCCGCGACCGGATGACGGCCTCCGACGAGGCGTTGATTCGGACGCTCTACGAGGAGCACGGACGCGCGTTACTGGCCTATGCCACCCGGCTGACAGGCGACCGGGCGGCAGCGGAGGACGTCGTCCAGGAAACCCTTATCCGGGCATGGCGCCATTCTGAAGCCCTGGTGAGCGGGAAAGGCTCGGTGCGCGGGTGGCTCCTCACGGTCGCCCGCAACATCATCACCGACCGCATACGAGCGCGTGAGGCGCGCCCCAAGGAAGTCGCCGAGACACCCATCAGCGCCGTCGAGAGCGACCACGCCGATTCCGTCGTGGACTCGATGGTCGTCATGGAGGCCCTCGACCAGCTGTCCGGCGACCACCGCGACGTGCTGGTCGAGGTCTACTTCCGGGACCGGAGCGTCGGAGAGGCGGCCAAAGTGCTGGGCGTCCCACCCGGTACGGTCAAGTCTCGGTCCCACTACGCGCTCAGAGCGCTCAGAGACATGTTCAGGAGCCGAGAGGTCGTGCTGAAGGAGGCAGCGGGATGA
- a CDS encoding SgcJ/EcaC family oxidoreductase, translated as MELFSKHAPVWTTAHGVRMSGWDVISEFTHKVLPGAMKESTATYHVVRILFVRPDVAVVNVHQRPVDLDGRPLPELPEGRPVYVLAREEEGDEGEWRIVAAQNTQVKTA; from the coding sequence ATGGAACTGTTCAGCAAGCACGCCCCTGTCTGGACCACCGCCCACGGCGTACGCATGTCGGGGTGGGATGTGATCAGCGAATTCACTCACAAGGTGCTGCCCGGGGCGATGAAGGAGTCGACCGCCACCTACCACGTCGTCCGCATCCTGTTCGTCCGTCCCGATGTGGCCGTCGTCAACGTCCACCAGCGGCCGGTCGACCTCGATGGCCGACCGCTTCCCGAACTGCCCGAGGGTCGCCCTGTGTACGTCCTGGCTAGGGAAGAGGAAGGAGACGAAGGAGAGTGGCGGATCGTTGCCGCTCAGAACACCCAGGTCAAGACCGCCTGA
- a CDS encoding MBL fold metallo-hydrolase → MHQIDPTYDGVKPRRVVCHSLLVERDDDGLVLIETGLGLNDVHDPRRSLDAEWMELAGPVLDPDETAVRQVTALGYEPTDVRDIVLTHLDVDHAGGLPDFPWARVHVTEEELRAARAEAPDPRYRPAHWSHRPRWTTTPADGGQPWFGLDGARELDGLPPDILLLPLGGHTLGHAGVAVCDGDRWLLHAGDAYYYHRELDAESPHGHPLLDVVQLGAQVDEAQRLSTQEALRTLVRDHGDQVIVFSAHDPWELHRHRQDSTSWR, encoded by the coding sequence ATGCATCAGATCGATCCCACCTACGACGGCGTGAAGCCCCGCCGGGTCGTGTGCCACTCCCTGTTGGTCGAACGCGACGATGACGGACTGGTCCTGATCGAGACCGGGCTGGGCCTCAACGATGTGCACGATCCCCGCCGCTCCTTGGACGCAGAGTGGATGGAGCTGGCCGGTCCGGTGCTCGACCCCGACGAGACCGCGGTCCGGCAGGTCACCGCCCTGGGGTACGAGCCGACCGACGTCCGCGACATCGTCCTGACCCACCTGGACGTGGACCATGCGGGCGGACTCCCCGACTTCCCCTGGGCCCGGGTCCACGTCACGGAGGAGGAGCTGCGCGCCGCCCGAGCCGAGGCACCCGATCCCCGGTATCGGCCCGCCCACTGGTCCCACCGGCCGCGCTGGACCACCACCCCGGCCGACGGCGGCCAGCCGTGGTTCGGACTCGACGGTGCCCGTGAGCTGGACGGGCTGCCACCCGACATCCTTCTGCTCCCACTCGGCGGGCACACCCTCGGCCACGCCGGGGTCGCGGTGTGCGACGGCGACCGGTGGCTGCTGCATGCCGGAGACGCCTACTACTACCACCGCGAGCTCGATGCCGAATCTCCGCACGGCCATCCGCTGTTGGACGTCGTGCAGCTGGGCGCCCAGGTGGACGAAGCGCAACGGCTATCCACCCAGGAGGCGCTGAGGACGCTGGTCCGCGACCATGGCGACCAGGTCATCGTGTTCAGCGCCCACGACCCCTGGGAGCTCCACCGCCACCGGCAGGACTCCACTTCATGGCGCTGA
- a CDS encoding helix-turn-helix transcriptional regulator translates to MESASALELHRLEVPAPHLFPFAVGTFDSLGPLSRASFPHRHTFHEIVHVTGGRGSHVIDLHHWPIEPPNLGIMAAGQVHYWDRVRGLDGHVLLLEDAFLLDRPADRELLRRLAVERPWQVLDPAAEADTAAVFAEMLRESRARRPGMASVVRAYLHILLTRTARLPARGVPARDPTRRGSASPTPADQASRLAARFLRLLDRPGGTAVGRSVGQMAAELGVTSGYLASAVKGATGRTPGRLLRDARVLEAKRLLSGTEMTIAAVARGAGFSDPAYFCRFFRRETGISPGEFRSRSYAGVEIHHGRDR, encoded by the coding sequence ATGGAGTCCGCTTCCGCGTTGGAGTTGCACCGGCTCGAGGTGCCCGCCCCGCACCTGTTCCCGTTCGCCGTCGGGACCTTCGACTCCCTCGGCCCGCTCTCCCGGGCGTCGTTTCCCCACCGGCACACGTTCCACGAGATCGTCCATGTCACCGGCGGTCGCGGCAGCCACGTCATCGACCTGCACCACTGGCCAATCGAACCGCCCAATCTCGGGATCATGGCCGCGGGGCAGGTGCACTACTGGGACCGAGTCCGCGGGCTGGACGGCCATGTGCTGCTGTTGGAGGACGCCTTCCTGCTCGACCGCCCCGCCGACCGCGAACTGTTGCGCCGGCTGGCCGTCGAGCGCCCGTGGCAGGTGCTGGATCCTGCGGCGGAGGCCGACACCGCGGCCGTGTTCGCCGAGATGTTGCGCGAATCCCGTGCTCGACGACCCGGCATGGCCTCGGTCGTGCGGGCCTACCTACACATCCTGCTGACCCGAACGGCACGCCTGCCCGCCCGTGGGGTCCCGGCCCGAGACCCAACACGTCGGGGGTCCGCGTCGCCGACACCGGCGGACCAGGCCAGCCGTCTGGCCGCGCGCTTCCTGCGTTTGCTCGACCGGCCCGGAGGTACTGCCGTCGGCCGCTCGGTCGGACAGATGGCCGCCGAGCTCGGCGTGACGTCGGGCTATCTGGCCAGCGCGGTCAAAGGGGCCACCGGCCGTACCCCCGGCAGGCTGCTCCGCGACGCCCGGGTGCTGGAGGCCAAGCGCCTGCTGTCCGGTACCGAGATGACCATCGCCGCGGTGGCCCGGGGCGCCGGTTTCTCCGATCCCGCCTACTTCTGCCGGTTCTTCCGCCGCGAGACGGGCATCAGCCCCGGCGAGTTCCGGAGCCGGTCCTATGCCGGTGTCGAAATACACCACGGTCGCGACCGTTAG
- a CDS encoding class I SAM-dependent methyltransferase: MSDDLGQAQHDHWQNVYERSPHMYGSEPSAAARHAAEQFSAGGARTVLELGAGHGRDALWLAEQGFAVQATDFSATAVRQLESAAVERGIDDRVHTHVHDVRRPLAFADASIDGVFAHMLLCMALSTAQIHAVVTEIGRVLRPGGPLVYTVRHSGDAHYGTGISHGDDIYEHGGFAVHFFGRTLVDDLARGWHLEEVHSFTEGELPRRLWRVTMVRR; the protein is encoded by the coding sequence ATGAGTGACGATCTGGGGCAGGCTCAGCACGATCACTGGCAGAACGTCTATGAGCGCAGCCCGCACATGTACGGTTCCGAGCCCTCAGCGGCCGCCCGGCACGCCGCCGAGCAGTTCTCGGCCGGTGGCGCGCGCACGGTGCTGGAGCTGGGTGCCGGGCACGGCCGCGATGCCCTGTGGCTGGCCGAGCAGGGCTTCGCCGTCCAGGCCACCGACTTCAGCGCCACCGCCGTGCGACAGCTGGAGTCCGCGGCCGTCGAGCGAGGGATCGACGACCGCGTGCACACTCACGTCCACGATGTGCGTCGCCCGCTGGCCTTCGCCGATGCCAGCATTGACGGGGTCTTCGCGCACATGCTGCTGTGCATGGCTCTGTCCACCGCCCAGATCCACGCCGTTGTCACGGAGATCGGCCGAGTGCTGCGCCCGGGCGGGCCCCTGGTCTACACGGTCCGCCACTCCGGAGACGCCCACTACGGCACCGGGATCTCCCACGGCGATGACATCTACGAGCACGGAGGCTTCGCCGTGCACTTCTTCGGCCGCACGCTGGTCGACGACCTGGCCCGCGGCTGGCATCTGGAAGAGGTCCACTCCTTCACCGAGGGTGAGCTGCCGCGCCGACTGTGGCGGGTGACCATGGTCAGGCGCTGA
- a CDS encoding zf-HC2 domain-containing protein, whose product MSGTRHQDGYLLGAYVLGTLDPQEAAVVERHAADCAECRSEVAGLREMKETLGDLPPEAMLTGPPEGGDLLLQRTLRSVREERASAGRRRRVLVSVAAAAAAAVLVGGGVAAGRGMGPDVPPQTAPSPSAPTEPPDAPEGTVTVSGEDPLTGANGEVTIEPAKGWVRVNAAISGIPAGEKCRLVVTGKNKEREVAGSWLTSADGEEGTTLEGAALIAPEDVEAVEVWNFEGDRFLRVEV is encoded by the coding sequence ATGAGCGGCACGCGACACCAGGACGGCTACCTTCTCGGTGCCTATGTCCTGGGCACGCTGGATCCCCAAGAGGCGGCCGTCGTGGAGCGGCATGCGGCGGACTGCGCCGAATGCCGCAGCGAGGTGGCGGGACTCCGTGAAATGAAGGAGACACTCGGCGATCTGCCCCCAGAGGCGATGCTCACCGGGCCGCCGGAGGGGGGCGACCTGTTGCTGCAGCGCACACTGCGCAGTGTCCGAGAGGAGCGTGCGAGCGCGGGGCGGCGGCGCCGAGTGCTCGTGTCGGTCGCGGCGGCGGCCGCAGCGGCCGTACTCGTCGGTGGCGGTGTGGCGGCCGGACGGGGCATGGGCCCCGACGTGCCCCCGCAGACGGCCCCCAGTCCCTCCGCACCCACGGAGCCACCCGACGCCCCCGAGGGAACCGTGACCGTCTCCGGAGAGGACCCGCTGACGGGAGCCAATGGAGAGGTCACGATAGAGCCCGCCAAGGGGTGGGTCCGCGTCAACGCGGCGATCTCCGGGATCCCCGCCGGGGAGAAGTGCCGCCTCGTCGTGACCGGAAAGAACAAGGAACGCGAGGTCGCCGGGAGCTGGCTGACTTCCGCTGACGGCGAGGAGGGAACCACGCTGGAGGGCGCTGCCCTCATCGCCCCCGAGGACGTCGAGGCCGTGGAGGTGTGGAACTTCGAGGGTGACCGCTTCCTGCGCGTCGAAGTCTGA
- a CDS encoding DUF397 domain-containing protein codes for MRHTTGWFKSSYSAGGSNACVEVRISREGIDVRDSVNPTRSTLAFSDAEWRAFLTTVEDGRR; via the coding sequence ATGAGGCATACGACCGGCTGGTTCAAGAGTAGTTACAGCGCCGGAGGTAGCAATGCCTGTGTGGAGGTCCGAATCTCCCGCGAAGGTATTGACGTCCGTGACTCGGTGAATCCGACGAGGTCTACTCTCGCCTTCAGCGACGCCGAATGGCGGGCGTTCCTTACGACTGTAGAGGACGGTCGGAGATGA
- a CDS encoding dioxygenase family protein gives MADSTDRSGPETAGPSRKTVLKAALVASPAAALLGTTGAAPALARDRVADSRSLAPTPSCDDGDDPTPPQIEGPYFKPNSPQRSDLVIPGDPGTLLTVSGYVFALDCRPVAGALLDFWQADDAGVYDNVGYRYRGHQFTGADGAFRLSTIVPGLYPSRTRHLHVKVQAPSRPVLTTQLYFPGEPRNSTDPIFDSRLLMQVRDVGSSKAAEFDFVLDTTA, from the coding sequence GTGGCAGACAGCACCGACCGATCCGGCCCGGAAACCGCGGGCCCCAGCCGCAAGACCGTACTGAAAGCCGCCCTGGTCGCGAGCCCCGCGGCCGCACTTCTGGGCACGACCGGCGCCGCCCCCGCCCTGGCACGCGACCGCGTCGCCGACTCGCGCTCGCTGGCGCCCACCCCGTCCTGCGACGACGGCGACGATCCGACGCCCCCGCAGATCGAGGGGCCCTACTTCAAGCCCAACTCCCCGCAGCGCTCCGACCTGGTGATCCCCGGCGATCCCGGGACCCTGCTCACCGTCTCCGGATATGTCTTCGCCCTCGATTGCCGCCCGGTGGCCGGCGCCCTGCTGGACTTCTGGCAGGCCGACGACGCGGGCGTCTACGACAACGTGGGGTACCGCTACCGCGGCCACCAGTTCACCGGAGCCGACGGCGCCTTCCGGCTGTCCACGATCGTCCCGGGCTTGTACCCGAGCCGGACCCGACACCTCCATGTGAAGGTCCAGGCACCGTCCCGCCCGGTACTGACGACCCAGCTGTACTTCCCCGGCGAGCCGCGCAACAGTACGGATCCGATCTTCGACTCCCGCCTGCTGATGCAGGTTCGCGATGTCGGCTCATCCAAGGCGGCGGAGTTCGACTTCGTCCTGGACACCACCGCCTGA
- a CDS encoding DUF397 domain-containing protein, producing MRHASDWLKSSYSAGASNACVEVCISPRRIDLRDSTHPTGPVLTFDDVEWNAFLRGQAVTGRPAERHSRIPSSSSAASRPLAVSSRTASYDITQ from the coding sequence ATGAGGCATGCCAGCGATTGGCTAAAGAGCAGCTACAGCGCTGGGGCGAGCAATGCCTGCGTGGAGGTATGCATCTCCCCGAGGAGAATCGACCTACGCGACTCCACTCACCCCACCGGTCCCGTCCTCACCTTCGACGACGTTGAATGGAACGCCTTTCTGAGAGGTCAGGCGGTGACGGGGAGACCCGCCGAGCGCCATTCGAGGATTCCCTCCTCGAGTAGCGCCGCATCGCGGCCGTTGGCGGTGAGCAGTCGCACGGCGTCGTACGACATCACGCAGTAG
- a CDS encoding jacalin-like lectin, giving the protein MSRSIAAVTAALLFLASLTAFAPAQSPAKAAQGGSISVLTYNIAGLPEIGTDQRPSVNTPIIGERIGRNDIVHVQEDFNYHAALYAANDHPHRTPTSGGVPFGDGLNTLSHYPYSDFERVKWEDCNGVDCLTPKGFTFSRIRLTEGVYLDFYNLHTNAGVSSADLAARRSNITQLSDYIQRNSRDNAVIVMGDTNTRYTRAKDNIRELVDDNGLTDAWVVTEHGGQPPAAGDPALVCDPEALVDDCEVVDKILFRGDAFIDLELTAYANDHTDFLDSAGEMLSDHFPHSAEFTWTTDDAIQMSDVAGGPHGTPFTDIARVAADAQPTALTLRGGSRLDAIGMAYADGTRTGHGGTGGTSAELILEAGESLTSATLFTGKRNDHTRVFSAEFRTDRGRTLTVGTPTDDTVTYTAPAGWRIAGFHGRAGDEVDKVGLIYTPIS; this is encoded by the coding sequence GTGTCCCGCTCAATCGCCGCTGTCACAGCGGCGCTGCTCTTCCTCGCGTCTCTCACCGCATTCGCGCCCGCGCAGTCTCCCGCGAAGGCGGCCCAAGGCGGCAGCATCTCTGTCCTCACCTACAACATCGCCGGGCTCCCCGAGATCGGCACCGACCAGAGGCCCAGTGTCAACACGCCGATCATCGGTGAGCGCATCGGCCGCAACGACATCGTCCATGTTCAGGAGGACTTCAACTACCACGCGGCGCTGTACGCGGCCAACGACCACCCGCACCGCACCCCCACCAGCGGGGGTGTCCCGTTCGGAGACGGCCTGAACACCCTCTCCCACTACCCCTACAGCGACTTCGAGCGGGTGAAGTGGGAGGACTGCAACGGTGTCGACTGTCTGACACCCAAGGGCTTCACCTTCTCGCGGATCCGCCTGACCGAAGGCGTCTACCTGGATTTCTACAACCTCCACACCAACGCGGGCGTTTCGTCAGCCGACCTCGCCGCGCGCCGCTCGAACATCACCCAGCTGTCGGACTACATTCAGCGCAACTCCCGAGACAACGCGGTCATCGTCATGGGAGACACCAACACCCGCTACACGCGCGCCAAGGACAACATCCGCGAGCTTGTCGACGACAACGGCCTGACCGATGCCTGGGTGGTGACCGAGCACGGCGGCCAGCCGCCCGCAGCGGGCGACCCCGCGCTGGTGTGCGACCCGGAGGCGCTGGTCGACGACTGCGAGGTCGTGGACAAGATCCTGTTCCGCGGCGACGCGTTCATCGACCTGGAGCTCACCGCCTACGCCAACGACCACACCGACTTCCTCGACAGCGCGGGCGAGATGCTGTCCGACCACTTCCCGCACTCGGCCGAGTTCACGTGGACGACGGACGACGCCATCCAGATGAGCGATGTCGCGGGTGGCCCGCACGGCACTCCCTTCACCGACATCGCCCGCGTCGCGGCGGACGCACAGCCGACCGCGCTCACCCTCCGGGGCGGATCGCGCCTTGACGCGATCGGGATGGCTTACGCCGACGGCACCCGCACCGGCCACGGCGGTACCGGAGGGACCTCCGCCGAGCTCATCCTGGAGGCGGGAGAAAGCCTGACCTCGGCGACCCTCTTCACCGGCAAGAGGAACGACCACACCCGCGTCTTCTCCGCCGAGTTCCGCACCGACCGGGGCCGCACCCTGACGGTGGGCACGCCCACCGACGACACGGTCACGTACACCGCACCGGCGGGATGGCGCATCGCCGGATTCCACGGCCGCGCGGGCGACGAAGTGGACAAGGTCGGTCTCATCTACACACCGATCTCCTGA
- a CDS encoding GbsR/MarR family transcriptional regulator — translation MSAEQDRRQTAERLALILTDGGMQRMTARVLAAFLFTEQPTLTQGEVAEELGVSAGSVSGAIKMLTTVGLLERVPVANSRRDHHRLRKDAWATLFTKQNHIVGAMQEAARAGLEATGEDSIAGQRLKRMHDFYAFLFDQLPELLDRWYREADREKER, via the coding sequence TTGTCCGCAGAGCAGGATCGACGACAGACGGCCGAGCGGTTGGCCCTGATCCTCACCGACGGCGGTATGCAGCGCATGACCGCCCGCGTACTGGCGGCCTTCCTCTTCACCGAGCAGCCCACCCTGACCCAGGGCGAGGTTGCCGAGGAGCTCGGCGTCAGTGCGGGATCGGTCTCCGGCGCGATCAAGATGCTGACCACGGTCGGTCTCCTCGAACGCGTTCCCGTCGCCAACAGCCGACGCGACCACCACCGCCTCCGCAAGGACGCCTGGGCCACCCTGTTCACCAAGCAGAACCACATCGTGGGGGCCATGCAGGAGGCGGCGCGGGCCGGGCTGGAGGCCACCGGCGAGGACAGCATCGCCGGGCAGCGCCTCAAGCGGATGCACGACTTCTACGCCTTCCTCTTCGACCAGCTGCCTGAGCTGCTCGACCGCTGGTACCGCGAGGCGGACCGGGAGAAGGAGCGCTAA
- a CDS encoding MerR family transcriptional regulator, with protein sequence MGRDSGHGLERGSTPDDVAAAAGAEAGQELEGLLDIGEVARRSGLAPSALRFYEKKGLIAPVARNGLRRAYRPDVMHRLGLINCTRRAGFSIAEVGAFLAATPEDRVLRERLADKAQEVEETIDRLVRLRDSLRHAAVCEHTPLIECPEFKRAVGRVSEPEREDAASCRAQGRPALDGVLAPT encoded by the coding sequence ATGGGTAGGGACAGTGGACACGGGCTGGAGCGCGGATCGACGCCCGACGACGTCGCGGCAGCGGCGGGCGCCGAGGCAGGTCAGGAGTTGGAGGGGCTGCTGGACATCGGTGAGGTGGCGCGGCGTTCGGGTCTGGCCCCGTCGGCACTGCGGTTCTATGAGAAGAAGGGACTCATCGCCCCGGTGGCGCGCAACGGACTGCGCCGCGCCTACCGGCCCGATGTGATGCACCGGCTCGGGCTGATCAACTGCACGCGCAGAGCGGGGTTCAGCATCGCCGAGGTCGGCGCCTTCCTCGCGGCCACCCCCGAAGACAGGGTGCTGCGCGAACGCCTGGCGGACAAGGCCCAGGAGGTGGAGGAGACCATCGACCGACTGGTACGCCTGCGCGACAGCCTGCGGCACGCCGCCGTCTGCGAACACACGCCCCTCATCGAGTGCCCCGAGTTCAAGCGCGCCGTAGGCCGGGTGAGCGAGCCCGAACGCGAGGACGCCGCCTCCTGCAGGGCCCAAGGCCGTCCCGCCCTTGACGGTGTCCTCGCGCCGACATAG
- a CDS encoding ArsR/SmtB family transcription factor, whose product MDHTDLFSAVAATGKALAHGKRLEILLLLAQAERPVQELADAAQLKLTTASAHLQVLRQAGLVAARNEGTKIFYRLAGDDVAALTSLLCRVADAHRAEVEATRRAHLDDTDLRMVGRDELMAAATSGRAMVLDVRPADEYAAGHIPGAVSVPLEELADRLAEIPEDTEVVAYCRGRYCVMSYDAVRLLTANGRDAALLEEGILEWRSAGLPVTA is encoded by the coding sequence ATGGACCATACCGACCTCTTCAGTGCAGTAGCCGCCACGGGCAAGGCCCTCGCGCATGGCAAACGCCTGGAGATTCTGCTGTTACTGGCCCAGGCCGAGCGTCCGGTACAGGAGCTCGCCGACGCCGCACAGCTGAAGCTCACCACCGCCTCGGCCCACCTCCAGGTCCTCCGCCAGGCGGGGCTGGTGGCCGCGCGCAACGAAGGGACGAAGATCTTCTACCGGCTGGCCGGTGACGACGTCGCCGCGCTCACCTCGCTGTTGTGCCGGGTGGCCGATGCGCATCGGGCCGAGGTCGAGGCCACACGCCGCGCCCACCTCGACGACACCGACCTGCGCATGGTCGGCCGCGACGAGCTCATGGCCGCGGCCACCTCCGGCCGGGCGATGGTGCTCGATGTGCGCCCGGCCGACGAGTATGCCGCCGGGCACATCCCCGGCGCAGTGTCCGTACCGCTGGAGGAGCTGGCCGATCGCCTGGCCGAGATCCCCGAGGACACCGAGGTCGTTGCCTACTGCCGGGGTCGCTACTGCGTGATGTCGTACGACGCCGTGCGACTGCTCACCGCCAACGGCCGCGATGCGGCGCTACTCGAGGAGGGAATCCTCGAATGGCGCTCGGCGGGTCTCCCCGTCACCGCCTGA
- a CDS encoding cytochrome P450 family protein, with translation MNATNPTPTGADDRIDLGTPELTRDPFTAYSKLREQGAVLPGKQAVIGDPTWIVTRYDDVKTVLADARFVKDRTSIPGFEADDSRFRFLTAFGLPEEYMGYMVSLLDLDGEEHTRLRKLVSRTFTVRRISELRPRMEEIVDGLLDRLPEQADENGVVDLLNQFGYPFSMTVICELVGIDEEDRAAWLGFGEQLGSEDPAEFAGAVRGVIDHVHALIERRRNEPAEDLLTGLIRTHDEDGDRLTDAEMVTMIFTLVMAGYGTTASFIANGTVDLLTHPDQFELLKREPELMPRAVHELLRRVPPAQLVGVRYAAEDVEIGGTTIKQGDGVTAILGAANFDPRQFDEPDTLDIRRESAGRRETHVSFSHGAHYCLGAALARQESEVAFTKLFERFPNIMLAVGPSELPRSHQPGAWMLEELPVRL, from the coding sequence ATGAACGCCACCAACCCGACCCCGACCGGCGCCGACGACAGGATCGACCTGGGCACCCCCGAGCTGACCCGCGACCCGTTCACCGCGTACTCGAAGCTGCGGGAGCAGGGCGCCGTGCTGCCCGGAAAACAGGCCGTGATCGGTGATCCCACGTGGATCGTCACGCGCTACGACGACGTCAAGACCGTGCTGGCCGACGCACGCTTCGTCAAGGACCGCACGTCCATCCCCGGCTTCGAGGCTGACGACAGCCGGTTCCGGTTTTTAACCGCCTTCGGCCTCCCCGAGGAGTACATGGGGTACATGGTCAGCCTGCTGGACCTGGACGGCGAGGAGCACACGCGGCTGCGCAAACTCGTGTCCCGTACGTTCACCGTGCGCCGGATCAGCGAGCTGCGACCCCGGATGGAGGAGATCGTCGACGGACTCCTCGACCGACTCCCTGAGCAGGCCGACGAGAACGGTGTCGTGGATCTGCTGAACCAGTTCGGCTACCCGTTCAGCATGACCGTCATCTGCGAGCTGGTCGGTATCGATGAGGAGGACCGGGCGGCGTGGCTTGGGTTCGGAGAGCAGCTGGGCTCCGAGGACCCCGCTGAGTTCGCCGGAGCTGTGCGGGGAGTGATCGACCACGTCCATGCCCTGATCGAGCGCCGCCGCAACGAGCCCGCAGAGGACCTGCTGACGGGGCTCATTCGGACGCATGACGAGGACGGTGACCGGCTCACGGACGCCGAGATGGTCACCATGATCTTCACGCTCGTCATGGCGGGGTACGGCACCACCGCCTCCTTCATCGCCAATGGGACGGTCGACCTTCTCACCCACCCCGACCAGTTCGAGCTGCTCAAGCGCGAGCCCGAGCTCATGCCCCGCGCGGTTCACGAGCTGCTGCGCCGGGTTCCGCCCGCCCAGTTGGTCGGGGTCCGGTACGCAGCCGAGGATGTCGAGATCGGCGGCACGACGATCAAGCAGGGCGACGGCGTGACAGCGATCCTGGGCGCGGCCAACTTCGATCCGCGCCAGTTCGACGAGCCGGACACGCTCGACATCAGGCGGGAGTCGGCGGGGCGAAGGGAGACACACGTTTCCTTCAGCCACGGCGCGCACTACTGCCTGGGCGCGGCCTTGGCCCGCCAGGAGAGCGAGGTCGCCTTCACGAAGCTGTTCGAGCGGTTCCCGAACATCATGCTGGCCGTTGGCCCTTCCGAGCTGCCCCGGTCCCACCAGCCGGGTGCCTGGATGCTGGAGGAGCTGCCGGTTCGGCTCTGA